Sequence from the Methanosarcina siciliae T4/M genome:
TTTCGTATCTTCTACTGGCACTTTTACAAGTAACCCCCAAAACGCTACGAGAGTTAGAAAAACAATAAAAATAGCGATTTTCTTGTTGATTTTGCTCATATTAACGCCTAAAACTCACATTTCGACCCCATCTTCCCGATAAGACCTAATTTTTTCTTCATTCAATTTTTATAAACGATTCTCATCTTCACATTATTCCTAAGGATTTGATTTTTATAACGTCCTGCATATAATACATAACATAACAAACAAATTCTTCAAAGCCTAAAATAAAAACAGAGAGTTATCTCGCATGAAAAATACTTCCAACTGTGATAATATTTCCGAACACTTGAATACAAATGAATTTCCACAGACAAATACGACCCCATTCACAGTTTTGGCTCCTAAACATTATTTAAATCAAATTTCTTTTGAAGCCATTATCAATGACAACATCCAATGGGATCGAGATCAATGGAGAGTTCCGCCAGGAACTCTGGCACTGAGTATAGTGCTAACTCCTTTTTTTCGCGCAGATAAACGATATCCTTTATGCTCTGTTGAAGAGATTGTTGAATTCATGGATACTGAGCTTGTTTTTGGAAAAGATTATCCCCACTCATACTTCAATGATGATTGTTTAGGTCTGTTGCTGGATCGAGTTCATGAAGCAGGTTGCCCAGGTCTTTTCAGCATGGTAGTATCACAAGTTTTTGCAAACTTCAAAATTCCATTCGGTCGAATATTCCAAGTGGACACTACATCTCATGTTTACTATGGGAGATTCTAAGGGTTTGTGAAGAGGAAAATTATGAAGGTTTGAAGGTCACTTACGGTTATAGCAAAGATAAGCGTCCTGATAAAAAACAAATTATGAGCGGAATGATTACAAACGAATTAGGACTTCCTCTTTACACAGAAACACTTGATGGGAACACTGCTGATACTGTTTGGCTCCCAGATGCTATGCGCCATTTCAGGGATTTATTTGGTGAAATGTATAGTGATTCGATCTTCATAGCAGATTCGAAACTGGTGAATAAAAAGAATTTTGGAGTCCTTTTCGATAAAACAAATCCTTTCAGTTTCATCTCCAGGTGCCCAGAGAAATTCTGTTCCAGGATTGCAGAAAAGACTGTATCTGAGGCTTATTCGCTCAATGAATGGGAATACGTAGGACCTTGCTGTAAAGATGAAGAATCTAAAAGAGCAACAAAGTATGAAGTGCAAGGTTTTGATAAAATTGTTCATGGAAATGAATGTCGGTTAGTCGTTTTTAGAAAGCTTGATGGTGATGAAAGGTTAGCCAATGAAAGTAAAAAGGAACGAGAAAAAATTGAGGAAGGAATAAAGAAAGAGTTTAAAAAACCATTCGCTTGCGAAGCAGATGCCAGGAAAGCAATGGATGAATTTGCTAAGAAGTACAAACCCTCATTATTCAATGTCACATTTGAGATCCAAGAAGAAACAATTGAAAAAAGACCGAAAGGAAGACCCTCCAAGAGTCAACAAAAATTGAAAATCACCAGTGAATTTTACGTTAAACTCAAAAGCCTTGAGCAAAACAAGGAAAAAATGGAAAAGCGCCATCAGTCGTTGGAAACTGTAGTACTGATTACAAATGTTCCCTTCGATACAAAAAACAATAAGGAAATCTTTCAGTTATATAAAAACCAACAAGTTGTTGAAACGAACTTTGAAGAATTGAAAAAACCTTCTATGTTTTACAGGATATTTCTGGAAAAACCAGAACGTATTGAAGCATTGCTTATGCTGCTGCATGTTTCCTTATTAGTAAGGGTACTTATGAGGATTACAGCAAGAGAAAATCTGAAAAAGGAAAATGAGCCTTTACGTATTGATTTTGGGAGGTCTATCCTGAAAAACCCTACAGCAGAAAAAATGCTGAGGTTGCTTTCCTTCCATTATATCATGACTATAGATGGAAAGCGTGTGATTATCACAAAAAATGGAAAAGTAGATCACCTGAACAAGTTGCTAAAGCTACTGGGCTTGAATCTCGAGTCTGGGTGAACTTCCTGAATAAGGCTGAATAAAAGGTTATATTTCGGAAAATATGTAGCGGTAGCTATACAGTTTGTGATGTAACACTTGGTTAATGAAATCAAGAGTTTGAACTTTTTCAAAAAAGAACTGATGGGATTAACTAGAAATTATGGTAATTGAACCATAATTCAGGGGAAAATTAAAGGGGGGGTCGAAATGTGAGCTAAAAAATGAAAACGATTTGATAAACCCATAGACTGGCTGTTTATACAAAGGGTATATAATCAACTGTTGAAACCAGAGATTTATCGAACTCCTCTGAGGAATTTTGGCTTATATATACGTTTTTTTCTTGACTGGTGGCGAATTCAATTTTTGGCATACTATTCGACCAAGTAGTCATTTGATCATTAATGCCAATGTTCGGGTTATCCAAGCTCTGTATTACTTCTTCCCGAGTTTCCATCCACCATACAGGCAGACCAGGCTTCCCAATAATCCGAAACCTGGAGTGGAGTTATTTTTGCTCGATTCATTTTCATTTGAGCTATTACCATTATCAGATTCAGAATTATTATTTTTTGAATTATTGAGTTCGACAGCGTTTATTTCTTCAGATGATGGACTTGCTATATCTCCAACTTTTATATCTTCAGTTACAGTAGAGTTTGTTGTTATAATCGGATCAGTCACATTAGAATCTATAAAGTTCCCAAAGGCAACTTCAATAGGATATTTTCCTACAGGCACTGTGTCTGTAACCCTGTTTGTAGAGGTGTCTATTACAGAAACAGTGTGGCTCGCGTAATTCACCACATATACCTTTGCTCCGTCTTGGGTGACTTCAATTCCACTAGGTGCCTTTCCTACAGGCACAGTGGCTGTGACCTTATTTGTGGCTGTATCAATAATATCAACAGCACCTGTAAGTGAATTGATGGGATTTATCGCTACGTATACCTTTTTCCCATCCGGGCTGACCGCTACCCCCTTAGGATTTCTTCCTGTTTTAACCGTACTTACAACAGCATTTGAAATTGTATCTATTATAGAAATACTGCTGCCTGCCATATTCGCCACATATACCTTTTTCCCACCCGGACTGATTGCAACCCCAAGTGAATTATTTCCTGTAGGTATCGTGGCTGCAACAGTGTTTGCGGTTGTGTCAATTACAGAGACTGTGCCTGTAAAGTTAGTTGAGTAACCGCCAGAATTCGCCACATATACCTTTTTCCCGTCCGGGCTAACGGCAACTCCGAAAGGAAAGTTTCCAACAGGCACTGTGGCTGTAACTTTGTTTATGGTTGTGTTAATTACAGAAACAGTGTTGTTGCTGAAACTCGTCACGTATGCCTTTGTCCCATCCGGACTTACTGCAATTTTTTGAGGATAGGTTCCTACTTTCACTGTGGCTATAACTTTATTTTTGGTGGTGTTAATTACAGATACAGTGTTGCTACGTGAGTTCACAACATATGCCTTTGTTTCATCCGGACTGATTGCAACTCCAGAGGGATGTTCTCCTACATCTACTGTGGCTGTAATCTTATTTGTGGATGTGTCAATTACAGAGAGATTATTACTGTCGTAGTTAGTAATGTAGGCAAATGGAGCTGCACCTACGACACCCATCAGTATTAAAATCATAAGTGCAGTTATTCCTAAAACTTTCATGATTTTAAGCTGCTTGTGTACCTTATTGGATGTAGCTACAGATGAAAGTAGACTCGAAAAAATGGCAATCTCTGTTGTTGGTATAATTTTAATTTTCATATATTTACCCCCTGTAGTGTTTGTCTTTTATGCAGGTGCCGAGATTAGATATATATGAATAAATTTACAGATATTTTCTAATACTATGATTATGGATAATATTTTTTGCAAAAAAATGCTTTTTTAGATTTTGATAAGTAGTAAATTACCGCGTTGGAATTAAAATTAGTCCAAAAACAATAGAAACAATAATTCCCTCATAAATATTACTCATATCTGTTTCTAAAAAATGAGGAGTTAAACTCCTCATATATATCAATTTCAGTCTTTTATATTCCCCTCGCTCAGAAAATCACATATATACGCAGACCTTCTGGACTACCTGATACAGCTTCCCAGTACACGCTACCCCCGCTCCCCGGATCATTAATGTATAAACAGTCATCCGCACTATCATAGAAAACCCAATATCCAGCACAAGCTCGACAATGATTTGAAGTGAAACTAGCAAAAGGTCTATAATAGTCAATTTCACTCATCGCTTTAGTAAAAGATAAAGAAGTAGTTTTGTATGACCTCGTTGCCCCTAATCCTCCCTCATTCCGAGATAATTTATACCAAGATAATGCCGCAGTAGGACCAATTCCAGTAGTGTCACCATTTGTCCCACCCATTTCTTGGTATATGTAATCTTGGGTAAAAGAATAGCCATGCCAGTCAGCAATCATTTCAGCGGTTGCCGGAACACAGTAAAAGTTTTTTTCTTGACCAACGGTGTCAACATCAAGTATTACTTGTGTTGAATCATCTCTAAGTAGTGCTTTTGTTGAGGCATCTGTTGTTGTGGGCATTACTGTCGAGTTACATGGTGATGATACCACTTTTGAAATGGTGTTTAGTTTGTCGCTTAGTTTTTTTATATTTTCTTCAGTAATTGGCGCACTGATATCAATTCCTATATTATTTCCTTCCTGTTCTAATTTTTTAGTAAATTGTTCACTCTTTTGCCAGTCATTTAAATTCTCGTCCATTTTATCCTTCGATACCTGTTCATACATCGACCAAACTCCAAGCGCGGTTTCAGTTGCAGGTTTGTCTTGTACCTCTTCAAGGGTGTATGCATCTACAAATATCCGATGTTCAATTCCTGTAGTCTTATCTCTTACTATGGTCATTGCCCCCACGCTAGGATAGTCATATACAACCATATTAGTTGACACGATTTTTCCAGTTGGATATTTTATTCTTGCGGATTCTATTGACTTCCCCATGACTTCAGCCACGTTATAGTGTTTAGGATTTATTTCGATGCGTCGGAGTGCACTTCCCAGCGTTTTATTAGCACCAATGTCAATCCTACTTATCAGAGTATTTTCTTTATATACTGAAAATTCATAATACAATTTTTGACCGTTTATATCATAAAGCTCCAATGGTTCGGGATCAATAGATGTCCCTTCCCATTTTTTTCAGAGTCGTTTTCGGTTGCAATTAACGCCATCATGCGCGTATTTGCATGCTTAAAAGCTTCCTCAACAGTTACAGAATAATCTTTTTCTTCCTGTGCACTTACTGCCGGTATTAACACCATACCAACCAGCAGTGTTGCTAAAACAAGTATATCTACACCAATTTTATTATGGTTCATTACTTTATCTCCTGTGTATCTTATACCCAGGAGGCAGAATCAGGCAAGCTAAGTCTTAAATACAGACAGAGCTAACATAACTCATGCCTTCAAGGCGTGTTTTGTGGAGTTCGGGCGGTACCTGGAAAGCACTTCTGAACTCCATAAATCCCTCTTATCTAACTCCTTATAAGTTTTCTGTGTAAATTCTCAAACAATTCGATTTTCGAACTGATTTTGAATCTGTAATTGCCTGTAATAGTTCCTTGACCTTGACAGTTTGATGATTTGGCCAGAAATTATATATATGTATATTGTCTCCTTATATAATCAAGTACATCTCTATAAACTTCCCAATTTTACTGAATATTCCCATATATTGATTTTTGTTTAAGTATTACAGTTTTGTCTCATAAAATCAGTGTTTGTATCTTATTCGGGTCTTTATATATTATAATCATTCTAATTTTTGGCATACCTAGTTATGCATTAGGTAACCTATATTTTAGACAAATTATGACAAAATATCGCTCACACCCTTACCTGCGGAATGGGCTTTTCTCAGCTCCACCTTAACAAAATACCTTTCTCCAGGTTACCAAAACCAAACTCGACAGTCTCCAGAGGGCCGGTATGGAATTAATGATTCATATGTGCCCGAACTGCCATATCCAGTACGACCGCTACCAGCCCGCGCTGCAATACAATCATTGCTGCAATAATCAAAAAATAGAATACGGCGGGTAATTACCTTTTCCCAAGTTTCCACCCTGCAGACAGGCAGGTCAGGCTTCCCAATAATCCGAAGCCTGGCGTAGAATTATTTTTGCTCGGTTCATTTTCATTTGAGCCATTATCCTTACCAGATTCAGAATTATTTTCATCGCTGTAATTATTTAGTTCGACAGCGTTTATTTCTTCAGATGAAGAAATATTAGTTTCTTCAACTCCCATATCTTCAGTTGAACTGGAGGTTTCCTCTGTGCTTTGGACAGTCATATCAGAATCTGTAGGAGGTACAATTACAACACTAGTAGGGTGGACTCCTACATTCACCGTAGCCGTAACAGTGTCCGTGTCTGTGTCAATTACGGATACATTGTCGCTTTTGGCGTTTGTCACATATACATTTTTTCCGTCTGGTGTGACTGCAACTCCTAAAGGAGTAATTCCTACAGGAACTGTGGCTGTAACAGTGTTATTTACTGTGTCAATTACAGAAACAGTGTTACCGGAATCATTGTAGTTACCAGAGATTGTCACATATGCCTTTTTTCCATCAGGGCTGACTGCAATATCACTGGGGGTATCTCCTACGGGCACGGTGGCCGTAACATTGCCTGCAGTTGTGTCGATTACAGAAATAGTGTTGCTGTCTGTATTAGTAACGTACACCTTATTTCCATCAGGAGCAATCGCAACTTCATAAGGACTGTCTCCTACAGATATAGTGGTTGTAACTTTGTTTGTAATTGCATCAATTACAGAAGTAGTATTGTTGAAAGTGTTCGTAACATAGATTTTTTTTCCGTCAGGACTAATGACAACATTACGAGTAATCATCCCCACATTAATCTGTTCCATTAAAGTATTTGTAGCTGTGTCAATTACAGAGATATTGGTGCTATCACGGTCTGTCACATAAACTTTTGTTCCTGCGGGGTTGACTGCAACTTGCATAGGATAACCTCCTACATTCACTGTAGCACTAACCTTATTTGTCGCTATGTCAATTACCGAGATAGTTGGACCGAATCCTGGAGTTGCCACATATACCTTTGTTCCTGCAGGGTTGACTGCAATATCTCTAGGCCAGCCTTCTACAGGCACTCTGGCTGTAACATTGTTAGTTGCTGTGTCAATTACAGCGACATTATGAGTAGGAACAGTACCATTATAATTCGTATCGTAATAATAACCTCTCTGATCATAATCTCCCAGATTTGTCACATATGCAAATGGAGCCGCACCTGCTACACCTATCAGTATTAAAATCAGAAGTGCAGTTATTCCAAAAGCTCTTATGAAGGTATATATTCTGTATGCTTTATTAGATATTGCTGCAGATGGATGTAGAATAGAAAATGTGTCAATAGATATCGTTGATATATTTTTACTATCCATATTTTGTCCTCAAGCAGTGTTTGTTTTCTATGCCAGTGCCATTATCAAAAGTTACAGAATAATCTTTTTCTTCCCGTGCACTTACTGCCGGTATTAACACCATGCCAACCGGCAGTGTTGCTAAAACAAGTATACTTACTCCAATTTTATTACGGTTCATACTTTAATCTCCCGTGTATCTTATACCCAGGAGGCAGAATCAGGCAAGCTAAGCCTTAAATACAGACAAAGCTAACATAACTCATGCCTTTAGGGCGTGTTTTGTGGAGCTCGGGCGGTACCTGGAAAGCACTTCTGAACTCCATAAATCTCATTTATCTAACTCCTTATAAGTTTTCTGACCATATCCTTTAACATTCATTCTTCATGGCTTAGATGCAATCTCATTTGAAAAGATGAAATTCATAACTGACATGGGAACCTATATAAAATTTTAAATTGTAGATATAATTTTGATAGTATCCACTAATTCTCAGAGAATAATCTCCTTTGTGATTATCATTTGACCGAATAACGCAAAAAAAGTAACCGTTTCTATTTAACCGTCAAATTCAGGTCAAAATATAAATTTAAATATATTATCATAATACATCATAACTTATAATAATTTATCATGAAAATAATCGAAGCCTGAGAAATAGCTAACCGGACTCGGGATAGAAAATTCAAACGGGATTCGGGGCAGCTCCTCCAGGCATGGAAAAAGGAGTTTTAAAATGAACCTTCCAAATCCTCATAAACAACACCCGAGAGTCAGCAAAAGGGCGTGGATATCCGAAACTGCAGTAATAATCGGAAACGTGAGTGTTGGAGACGACGTATTCGTGGGGCCAAACGCGGTTCTCAGAGCAGATGAACCCGGGTCGTCCATAACGGTTCAAAGCGGCTGCAATATACAGGACAATGTTGTCGTCCATTCCCTCTCGCATTCCGATGTGCTGGTCGGCAAAAACACTTCCCTTGCGCACAGCTGCATCGTGCACGGGCCCTGCAGGATAGGAGAAGGCTGCTTCATAGGGTTCGGGGCAGTGGTGTTTGACTGCACTCTCGGGAAGGATACGCTCGTCCTCCACAGGGCAATTATCCGGGGAGTGGACATTTCCTCATGCAGGATGATCCCTGACGGAACCGTGATCACCGGTCAGGCCTGTGCCGATGCGCTTGGACCTATCACAAAAGACCTGAACAGGTTCAAAAGGTCGGTGGTCAAAGCAAATATCGAACTTGTGGAAGGGTATATGAAACTCAGAGAGGAAAATTAAGGGAAAAAATGAGCAGGAAATCGAATCGAAAAATTTTAGCAGGAGGTTAAAGGTATTTTCCCTCCAGCTTTTCCAGAACCGTTTTTCCTTTATCCGTAAGCATGTATTTTTTCCAGGTAGTTTTTTTGGGAGTCAGGCATTCGATTAAACCCCTGTCCTCGAGCTCTTTTAAGGCGCGACTGATATTTTGCGTAGACCTGCTTGCTTCATGGGCAATATCCGAAGCCCTTACTGCAGTATGCTTTTTCATGGATTGCATGAGTATCAGACGCCGGTCAACGCTGATAACCCACTTCATCAATTCGTCTATTGAGTTTTCAGTCATGTAAGTCAGATTCTCCAGCAAAAGCTTCCTAGGGAAATAAGCAGCCGCATAATATTTAAAATTTAATCACTCTGTCGCATTGGAAATTAGCAGGAAAGAGGATTTAAGGATCTAAAAACACCAAAATTTTAAAGGATAGATCGAAAACGCAGGAACTTAAATGAAGAAGAGAAAAAACAAAAGAAAAAGAAAGAAGGAATTCAGGCAAACTTTGCCAGAATTGCCTTAAGGTCCTCAAAGACCACGTCTATATCCTTTGTCCCGTCAAGGGTGACAAGGATGCCTTTCTCTTTGTAGTAGTTGGTAAGCGGCTGAGTCTGCTTTTTGTAGACATTCAGGCGGTTCTGGACGGCTTCTGCGGTATCGTCAGCACGCTGGAAGACTTCGCCTCCGCAAATATCACAGATATTGTCCTTCTTTGGTGGATTGGAAATAATGTGATAGCTTGCTCCGCATTTGCACATTAGACGTCCGCTTATTCTTCCTACAAGCACTTCATCAGGCACTTCAAGGTTGAGGACTATATCAATGGGTTTTTCGATTTCATCGAGGATTGTTTCCAGGGCATCAGCCTGAGGGACAGTCCTGGGGTACCCGTCAAGAATGAAACCTTTTTCGCAGTCTGCCTCATTCAGACGGTTTTTAATTATGCCGATAAGCACCCGGTCAGGGACAAGTTCCCCTTTGTCCATATATGCCTTGGCTGCAAGGCCCAGTTCTGTTCCTTCCCTAACATTTGCCCGCAGGATATCTCCTGTGGAAATCTGTGGAATTCCGTAGAAATCAACCAGTTTTTTGGCCTGGGTACCTTTACCGGCACCCGGGGGCCCGAAGAGTATTATATTCATTCGAAAATCCCCTTTTTTATCCTTTTACTCGGATTATTTTCTTTCTGCTCCATAATTTCAGTCTGTAGTTAGAGGTTTACCAGCCTTACTGCTCCCCGAAGAAGGAACGGATCATCGGGTGCATCTCCATCATCTGTTCGGATGCGATATCCTCATACAGACGGTACACGATACTGACAGTAAGCAAAAGCCCTGTACCTCCGGCGCTTCCGAGCGTACCGAGCAAGCTTGCGATCAGGGTAAGAATCCCAATGAAAGCTCCACCTATAACGGTAACCTTTGGAATGTAACGCTGCATAACTTTTTCAATACTGCCGATGTTCCGCCTGAAACCCGGGATCTGCATCCCTGAATTGAAGATCTTCTGGGCTGTGGGCTTTGCACCCATACCTGTAGTCTCTATCCAGAAGAGAGCAAAGATAATCCCGCCTCCGATCAGCATAATAGCGTCCACCAAGACGTGAAGCCCGATCTGCCAGATTGCCGGAGCAGTTGCCCCATAGCTTGCAAAGGAATCCTGTACGAGAGACGGGATCCAGTCATATGGGTCGTGGATGGGAGCCAGGTAATACATAATCCCGTTCAAAGGCTTTGAGCCACTGAACTCTCCGAGGAAGGTAATCCCCCTGCTGGCAAGGATGATCCCGATCATCTGAATGTTAGCTTGAAGAGCCCTGACAAGGATCATGGGCAGAACCGAGGCATAGATGAGCTTGACAGGAAAACGTCCCCTTGCCCCTCTGACCGAACTATGGGCGAGAGGGATTTCTATTCTCGTACTCTCCACGTATACGACGAGAAGGAAGATAGTAACCGTGCTCAAGAGAGCGAGAATTCCGCCTCTGACCAGCAGGAACATCAGACCTTCCCCGGAGAAGAGGTAGTCTGCTCCGGTGTTCTGGGCAATGTAGATCCATTTGGGAATAAGTCCGACAGGAAGCCCTTGTTCGAGCTGCCAGTTAAAGATACCTGTAACGATCTGCTGGGAAATTCCCGCAACAATGAACAGCCCGACTCCTGACCCGATACCCCACTTGGAAACCACTTCATCCATGAAGAGAATCAGCGTGCCTCCGAGGAAGATCTGGATAAGGAGCAGTAAAGTGATCACTCCCAGGCCTACACCAAGCGTAGAAGCAAGCCCCGGGTCCGGCTGGATGTATCCGCCAAGAAGCTGCGGCAGGGCCTCCAGTATGATCATGACAAAGACAAGAAACTTCTGAGCTCCCTGGAAAAATGCCTGATCTTTGGGGTCCGAAAGATCCATTTTAATAATATCTGCCCCAACAAGAAGCTGCAGAACAATAGAAGCAGTGACGATTGGCCCTATACCGAGAAGGACTAAAGATCCAGAAGCCCCGGCAAAAAAGGCACGGTAAGATTCAAAAAGGTCAACAGAATCCTGGGACATCCCGAAGAGCGGTACATTTGCAAGAGCAAAGTACAGCACCAGAACTCCCAGAGTCCACCAGAGTTTATCCTTGAAGTGGACGTGTTTTTCCGGACTTGCTACTGCAGGTAACTTATTAAAAAACGGTTCTAAGGTATCCCTGAGAGTCATCGATTACACCATTCAAAATATACGTTTATTGATACTACATTAAATATTAGATTATGTTTTTACCGTAAGATAATGGTATATAGCACATCTAATATAAAAAGTTATTAAAAGAATAAAATAAGTAGGGTCAGGATGACACTACTTATTCGGCATCGATGCAGCTTCCACCAGCATTTTCGATTTTTTCACGGGCAGAGACGGAAAACTCCTCTGAAGTGATCACAAGATTCTTTGTGACACGTCCGCTTCCAAGCACCTTCTCGATTCCGAGGTTTTCAAGGTTGATGTGGTATGTCCCGTCCATAACTTCTGCTAGCCCTTCTTCAACAAGATAGGGAGCAAGTTCATCAAGCTCTCCGACATTTACTATGGAAACGTCCCTGGATACTTCATCAGGGCGCTTGAAACCGTGCTTTCCGTAGCTGTATCCACGCATCATAGCTCTGACGAAGTGGTGTTTGCAGCCACCTGCTTTCCCGCGGCCACCACGGTTACCGGCTCCACGCCTGTTTTTGTGGGTCCCGCCCCCGCAGGTCCTGGACCCTCTGAATTTCTTAACATCCATATAAACCACCTTATCTCATCTTGTGCAGAAGCACGTTGATATTTTCGTCGTGGTTTCCGAGTACACCGCCCTGCTGGACTGTCCTCTTAATCCCTGCGTGCCCTTTTCTGGGCGGGTGAAGCCTGAAAACAGGCTTCAGTTTGGGGACATCCTTAAGGGAGGCTTTTCCCTCGACAACGGCTTCGGCAAAGGCCTGTATGGAATCATAGTCCGTGTTTTCACGGATGTATTCTTCTGTAAGGCAGGTGTTGCCTTCAAGCCTTCCGCGGTTTTCAAGGACTTCTGCAAGGATTTCTGCATCAATCTTGCCGTATGCAACGTAGTCCTTCACTTTCTGGACCATACCCTTGTAGTGAGGATTTTCCGGCAAAAACACGCAGTGGTTAACCTTGTGAAGGCGGAGCATCTTCATTGTGTCCTCAATCGTATAGCGTACGTTGACCTGACCTCTCATTCTCACAACTGCATACATCTCAGACTTCCTCCTTACCGTAGTAGACAGGCAGCCTTACCACGTTGACCTGGTTAAGGGCATCATAGGTAGCCTTTGCGAAATTGAGAGTTGTCCTTGTAGTCCCGGAGGTCTTGGTCCACACATCTTTGATGCCGGCTTTTTCGAGCACCTTGGTCGCAGTGTTTCCTGCGGCGATCCCGAGACCTCTCGGGGCCGGGATGAGGGTCACACTTACACTGCCTGCCTTTCCTGTAACCTCGTAAGGTACGGTATGCGGCAGCCCGCAGGCGCATTCCCAGGAACCGCAGCCTCTGCGGATATAGGTAATGTTAAGCTTTGCAGCATCAATTGCCTTGCGGATTGCAGGCCCGACCTGGACATCCTTTGCCTGTCCGAGCCCTACATAGCCGTTTCTGTTTCCTACGATAACGGTTGCTCTGAACTTTACACGGCGTCCTGAGTCAGTCATCCTCTGGACCATGTTGATGTCAAGCACCTCATCTTCCAGGTCAGGAAGCAGCATATCAATTATCTGGGGTTCCCTTATAGGCAGGCCTGAGTTGATTGCCTCGTCCATGGAAGCAACCTGTCCTTCAACAACTAATTTTCCAAGCCTGGTCTTCGGAACCCAATCCTGATCGAATGCCATTTAATCACCTTAACTAAATTCAGCAAAGATTTTCTCTTTGGTTGCTTCAAACTGCTCTGGCAGGTCTGAGCTCTCTTCTCTGTATTCGGCTATATGCTCTCCGCGGATCCTCTCATCCGAC
This genomic interval carries:
- a CDS encoding DUF4277 domain-containing protein; translation: MKNTSNCDNISEHLNTNEFPQTNTTPFTVLAPKHYLNQISFEAIINDNIQWDRDQWRVPPGTLALSIVLTPFFRADKRYPLCSVEEIVEFMDTELVFGKDYPHSYFNDDCLGLLLDRVHEAGCPGLFSMVVSQVFANFKIPFGRIFQVDTTSHVYYGRF
- a CDS encoding IS1634 family transposase — protein: MPRSFQHGSITSFCKLQNSIRSNIPSGHYISCLLWEILRVCEEENYEGLKVTYGYSKDKRPDKKQIMSGMITNELGLPLYTETLDGNTADTVWLPDAMRHFRDLFGEMYSDSIFIADSKLVNKKNFGVLFDKTNPFSFISRCPEKFCSRIAEKTVSEAYSLNEWEYVGPCCKDEESKRATKYEVQGFDKIVHGNECRLVVFRKLDGDERLANESKKEREKIEEGIKKEFKKPFACEADARKAMDEFAKKYKPSLFNVTFEIQEETIEKRPKGRPSKSQQKLKITSEFYVKLKSLEQNKEKMEKRHQSLETVVLITNVPFDTKNNKEIFQLYKNQQVVETNFEELKKPSMFYRIFLEKPERIEALLMLLHVSLLVRVLMRITARENLKKENEPLRIDFGRSILKNPTAEKMLRLLSFHYIMTIDGKRVIITKNGKVDHLNKLLKLLGLNLESG
- a CDS encoding beta-propeller fold lactonase family protein encodes the protein MKIKIIPTTEIAIFSSLLSSVATSNKVHKQLKIMKVLGITALMILILMGVVGAAPFAYITNYDSNNLSVIDTSTNKITATVDVGEHPSGVAISPDETKAYVVNSRSNTVSVINTTKNKVIATVKVGTYPQKIAVSPDGTKAYVTSFSNNTVSVINTTINKVTATVPVGNFPFGVAVSPDGKKVYVANSGGYSTNFTGTVSVIDTTANTVAATIPTGNNSLGVAISPGGKKVYVANMAGSSISIIDTISNAVVSTVKTGRNPKGVAVSPDGKKVYVAINPINSLTGAVDIIDTATNKVTATVPVGKAPSGIEVTQDGAKVYVVNYASHTVSVIDTSTNRVTDTVPVGKYPIEVAFGNFIDSNVTDPIITTNSTVTEDIKVGDIASPSSEEINAVELNNSKNNNSESDNGNSSNENESSKNNSTPGFGLLGSLVCLYGGWKLGKK
- a CDS encoding C39 family peptidase, whose amino-acid sequence is MELYDINGQKLYYEFSVYKENTLISRIDIGANKTLGSALRRIEINPKHYNVAEVMGKSIESARIKYPTGKIVSTNMVVYDYPSVGAMTIVRDKTTGIEHRIFVDAYTLEEVQDKPATETALGVWSMYEQVSKDKMDENLNDWQKSEQFTKKLEQEGNNIGIDISAPITEENIKKLSDKLNTISKVVSSPCNSTVMPTTTDASTKALLRDDSTQVILDVDTVGQEKNFYCVPATAEMIADWHGYSFTQDYIYQEMGGTNGDTTGIGPTAALSWYKLSRNEGGLGATRSYKTTSLSFTKAMSEIDYYRPFASFTSNHCRACAGYWVFYDSADDCLYINDPGSGGSVYWEAVSGSPEGLRIYVIF
- a CDS encoding YncE family protein, whose translation is MDSKNISTISIDTFSILHPSAAISNKAYRIYTFIRAFGITALLILILIGVAGAAPFAYVTNLGDYDQRGYYYDTNYNGTVPTHNVAVIDTATNNVTARVPVEGWPRDIAVNPAGTKVYVATPGFGPTISVIDIATNKVSATVNVGGYPMQVAVNPAGTKVYVTDRDSTNISVIDTATNTLMEQINVGMITRNVVISPDGKKIYVTNTFNNTTSVIDAITNKVTTTISVGDSPYEVAIAPDGNKVYVTNTDSNTISVIDTTAGNVTATVPVGDTPSDIAVSPDGKKAYVTISGNYNDSGNTVSVIDTVNNTVTATVPVGITPLGVAVTPDGKNVYVTNAKSDNVSVIDTDTDTVTATVNVGVHPTSVVIVPPTDSDMTVQSTEETSSSTEDMGVEETNISSSEEINAVELNNYSDENNSESGKDNGSNENEPSKNNSTPGFGLLGSLTCLSAGWKLGKR
- a CDS encoding gamma carbonic anhydrase family protein — protein: MNLPNPHKQHPRVSKRAWISETAVIIGNVSVGDDVFVGPNAVLRADEPGSSITVQSGCNIQDNVVVHSLSHSDVLVGKNTSLAHSCIVHGPCRIGEGCFIGFGAVVFDCTLGKDTLVLHRAIIRGVDISSCRMIPDGTVITGQACADALGPITKDLNRFKRSVVKANIELVEGYMKLREEN
- a CDS encoding HVO_A0114 family putative DNA-binding protein; the protein is MTENSIDELMKWVISVDRRLILMQSMKKHTAVRASDIAHEASRSTQNISRALKELEDRGLIECLTPKKTTWKKYMLTDKGKTVLEKLEGKYL
- a CDS encoding adenylate kinase gives rise to the protein MNIILFGPPGAGKGTQAKKLVDFYGIPQISTGDILRANVREGTELGLAAKAYMDKGELVPDRVLIGIIKNRLNEADCEKGFILDGYPRTVPQADALETILDEIEKPIDIVLNLEVPDEVLVGRISGRLMCKCGASYHIISNPPKKDNICDICGGEVFQRADDTAEAVQNRLNVYKKQTQPLTNYYKEKGILVTLDGTKDIDVVFEDLKAILAKFA